The genomic region CTCCGTCGGATCGAGCGCGGCGGCGAGCTCCTCCTGCGTCCACGTGAAGTAGCTTCCGTCGTCTTCGGGGCCGACGTCGGCGTCCTGCGAGGCGCCAAAGCCGCCGCGCTTGCGATCCGCGAGAACGCCGTCCATCCATCCGACGATGCCGCGCGAGGTCGCCTCGAAGGCGGGGTCGTTTGTGGCGCGGAAAGCAAGCGCGTAGCTCGACAGGAGCGCCGCGTTGTCGTAGAGCATCTTCTCGAAGTGGGGGATCGTCCACGCGGCGTCCGTGCTGTAGCGGTGGAACCCGCCGCCCACGTGGTCGTGGATTCCGCCGTGGGTCATCCGCGAGAGCGTGAGGAGCGCCGGCTCGCGCCCTTCCGGCCGCGGAAGGAGGAAGTCGACGCCCGAGGGATGGGGGAACTTCGGCGCGTGCCCAAAGCCGCCGTTCACGGGATCGTGGTGGGCGAGCATGGCCGCTGACGCCTGGTCGAGGAGCGGGGGCGAGAGCACGCCCGGCCGCACCGCGTCTGCGTGCCGCGCGAGCGCTTCCGAGAGGCGGCGCGCGTCCGCGAGCGCGTTCTCGCGCTTCTCCGCGTAGTAGTCGGCCACGTCGGAAAGGACGGTCTTGAATCCGGGTCGCCCCCATTTGCCGTCGGGCGGGAAGTACGTTCCTCCGAAGAACAGGCGGCCCTCCGGCGTGAGGAACCCCGTGAGCGGCCAACCCCCCTGCCCCGTGATCGCGGAGACGGCCATCTGGTAGCGCGCGTCCACGTCCGGGCGCTCGTCCCGGTCCAACTTCACGGCGACGAACCGGTCGTTGATGAGGCGCGCGACCTCGGCGTCTTCGTACGATTCGTGGTCCATGACGTGGCACCAGTGGCACCACACGGCGCCGATGTCAAGGAGGATCGGCTTGTCCTCGCGCTTCGCCTTGGAGAACGCCTCCTCGCCCCACGGGAACCAGTCGACCGGCTGGGAAGCGGCGGAGCGAAGGTACGAGGACCGGGCGGAGGCGAGGCGGTTGGGCACGAGACCCCGTAGCGCACGGGCCCTGCGTAAGACTTGGGGCACGACGACCGAGGGCGCCGCGGCGGTGGAATGCCTCGCGATTGCCCTGCCCGCCCCCGCAGGCCGTCGCACCAGCATACGACCTGCATACGATCTCCCGGCCTGAAGGCTTAAGCGACCGCCCGATTCTCCGGCG from Candidatus Thermoplasmatota archaeon harbors:
- a CDS encoding DUF255 domain-containing protein, which encodes MPNRLASARSSYLRSAASQPVDWFPWGEEAFSKAKREDKPILLDIGAVWCHWCHVMDHESYEDAEVARLINDRFVAVKLDRDERPDVDARYQMAVSAITGQGGWPLTGFLTPEGRLFFGGTYFPPDGKWGRPGFKTVLSDVADYYAEKRENALADARRLSEALARHADAVRPGVLSPPLLDQASAAMLAHHDPVNGGFGHAPKFPHPSGVDFLLPRPEGREPALLTLSRMTHGGIHDHVGGGFHRYSTDAAWTIPHFEKMLYDNAALLSSYALAFRATNDPAFEATSRGIVGWMDGVLADRKRGGFGASQDADVGPEDDGSYFTWTQEELAAALDPTE